In uncultured Bacteroides sp., the following proteins share a genomic window:
- a CDS encoding helix-turn-helix transcriptional regulator encodes MNKKKFYTQDEVKDALIGKVGTPQRDNYENNLEMFLIGDVIRRTRLEKELTQEDLGKLVGVQKAQISKIENGKNLTISTVIKVFRAMGVSAKLEIGNGEQKIALC; translated from the coding sequence ATGAATAAAAAGAAGTTCTATACACAAGATGAGGTTAAAGATGCCTTGATTGGTAAAGTGGGCACACCTCAACGTGACAATTATGAGAATAATTTAGAGATGTTCCTGATTGGTGATGTAATAAGACGTACCAGATTAGAAAAAGAACTAACGCAAGAAGATTTAGGCAAATTGGTAGGAGTTCAAAAAGCTCAGATTTCAAAAATAGAGAACGGCAAGAACCTAACAATCTCAACCGTGATTAAAGTTTTCAGGGCAATGGGAGTTAGCGCCAAACTTGAAATAGGCAATGGTGAACAGAAAATCGCTTTATGCTGA
- a CDS encoding type II toxin-antitoxin system RelE/ParE family toxin → MNIKEKFKVLYYTEALEFLQRVEPKTKEKIVYNIDKARYTLDSKLFKKLTGSDIWEFRTLYDGKQYRLLAFWDKTKDVDVLVVATHGFIKKTDKTPSKEIDRAKEIMKEYFDQK, encoded by the coding sequence AGTACTCTATTATACTGAAGCTTTAGAGTTTCTGCAAAGAGTAGAACCTAAAACCAAAGAAAAAATAGTCTACAACATAGATAAAGCCAGATATACATTAGATTCTAAGCTATTTAAAAAGCTTACAGGTAGTGATATATGGGAATTTAGGACATTATATGACGGCAAACAATACCGTTTATTGGCTTTCTGGGATAAAACTAAGGATGTAGATGTATTGGTAGTTGCCACTCATGGCTTTATCAAGAAAACTGATAAAACGCCCTCTAAAGAAATAGACAGGGCTAAAGAGATTATGAAAGAATACTTTGATCAAAAATAA